From Pontibacter actiniarum, a single genomic window includes:
- a CDS encoding SLC13 family permease, whose translation MHVITDIVYFILKYRLIRNFMEIALVLTLLVIAVVLFATEKLSVELVTLLMLIILASTRIITAEEAFAGFSSDFLIIIASIFILSAALQETGVLDFAVVRLVRLAKQSRNLMLFTVMIVTGVVSAFMNNTTVTAMFVTPLVGLSRRINSSPSKLLMPLAFAAILGGTCTLIGTSTNVAVSGYIAKSGLPPIGIFEISGIGFIIFLVGVVYMMTIGQRMLPEHEDQKLAEEYKLQKYLTEIIIRPDSPLVGQLVFASDLTSLHFRILNIIRGKDNFLPDFRTRISANDVLLVEGDLDNLIKVKETKGIDIMADIILEKDLVTDNIRLAELLVVRQSDLIGRTVKEVNFLQRYGLVVLAISRYGETLRSKIGSIQLQIGDLLLVQGSPERFSQLRTSSNVALLGEFEPLLFKKRKGIIAISCFTIAILLGTMDLLPLSVAFLLAAICTILFRCISSEKAYAAIDFKLLVLIGGMTAFGTAMENSGAADFLAQGIVDVLGPLGKMAVLAGFVVLTVLLTQPMSNAAAALVIVPVALRTAASLGSDPRAFAIAIMLAASVSLVTPFEPACILVYSPGKYRFSDFIKVGSPLTLLLIIVILVLVPVFWPV comes from the coding sequence TTGCACGTAATAACCGACATTGTATACTTCATCCTGAAGTATAGGCTTATCAGAAACTTTATGGAAATAGCCCTGGTGCTAACACTGCTGGTGATCGCTGTGGTGCTATTCGCCACAGAGAAGCTGTCTGTCGAGCTGGTGACGCTGCTTATGCTCATCATACTTGCCAGCACCCGTATTATCACGGCAGAAGAGGCCTTTGCCGGCTTCAGCAGCGACTTTCTCATCATTATAGCCTCCATCTTTATACTTAGTGCCGCCCTGCAGGAAACGGGCGTACTCGACTTTGCCGTGGTGCGGCTGGTGCGGCTGGCCAAGCAGAGCCGGAACCTGATGCTGTTCACGGTAATGATTGTAACAGGTGTCGTATCAGCGTTCATGAACAACACGACCGTCACGGCCATGTTCGTTACCCCTCTCGTGGGCCTGTCCCGGCGCATCAACTCCAGCCCCTCCAAGCTGCTGATGCCACTGGCGTTCGCGGCCATACTGGGAGGCACCTGCACCCTGATCGGCACCTCTACGAACGTGGCCGTGAGCGGCTACATCGCCAAAAGCGGCCTGCCGCCTATCGGTATTTTCGAGATTTCGGGGATAGGCTTTATCATCTTTCTGGTAGGCGTTGTTTACATGATGACGATCGGGCAGCGCATGCTCCCGGAACACGAAGACCAGAAGCTGGCCGAGGAGTACAAGCTGCAGAAGTACCTGACCGAGATCATCATCAGACCCGACTCGCCACTGGTGGGCCAGCTCGTCTTCGCCTCCGACCTGACCTCGCTGCACTTCCGGATTCTCAACATCATCCGGGGCAAGGATAACTTTCTGCCGGACTTCCGCACCCGTATTTCCGCCAACGACGTGCTGCTGGTGGAGGGCGACCTGGACAACCTCATCAAGGTAAAGGAAACGAAGGGGATAGACATTATGGCCGACATCATCCTGGAGAAGGACCTGGTGACGGACAACATCCGGCTGGCGGAGCTACTCGTTGTCCGGCAGTCGGACCTGATTGGGCGCACGGTGAAGGAGGTGAACTTTCTGCAGCGCTACGGCCTGGTGGTGCTGGCTATCTCCCGCTACGGCGAAACGCTGCGCAGCAAGATCGGCAGCATCCAGCTGCAGATCGGCGACTTGCTGCTGGTGCAGGGCTCCCCGGAGCGCTTCAGCCAGCTGCGCACCTCCAGCAATGTGGCGCTGCTGGGCGAGTTTGAGCCCCTGCTCTTCAAGAAGCGCAAAGGCATTATTGCCATTTCGTGCTTTACCATAGCCATTCTGCTGGGCACCATGGACCTGCTCCCCCTCTCCGTTGCCTTTCTGCTGGCCGCGATCTGCACCATCCTGTTCCGCTGCATCAGCTCGGAGAAGGCCTATGCCGCCATCGACTTCAAGCTCCTGGTCCTGATCGGGGGCATGACGGCCTTTGGCACCGCCATGGAAAACTCCGGTGCCGCTGACTTCCTGGCGCAGGGCATTGTGGACGTACTGGGGCCGCTAGGAAAAATGGCCGTTTTGGCGGGCTTTGTTGTGCTGACGGTGCTGCTCACACAGCCCATGTCCAACGCGGCGGCGGCGCTGGTAATCGTGCCGGTGGCGCTGCGCACGGCGGCTTCGCTCGGCTCGGACCCCCGCGCCTTTGCGATTGCCATTATGCTGGCCGCCTCCGTGTCGCTGGTGACCCCTTTTGAGCCCGCCTGCATTCTGGTGTACAGCCCCGGCAAGTACCGCTTCAGCGACTTCATTAAAGTGGGCTCCCCGCTCACCCTTCTGCTCATCATCGTCATCCTGGTGCTGGTGCCCGTTTTCTGGCCTGTGTAA